A DNA window from Lagenorhynchus albirostris chromosome 5, mLagAlb1.1, whole genome shotgun sequence contains the following coding sequences:
- the MFN1 gene encoding mitofusin-1, which yields MAETASPLKHFVLAKKTITAIFDQLLEFVTEGSHFVEATYKNPELDRVATEDDLIEIQRYKNKLSIIGEVLSRRHMKVAFFGRTSSGKSSVINAMLWDKVLPSGIGHTTNCFLSVEGTDGDKAYLMTEGSDEKKNVKTVNQLAHALHMDKDLKAGCLVHVFWPKAKCALLRDDLVLVDSPGTDVTTELDSWIDKFCLDADVFVLVANSESTLMNTEKQFFHKVNERLSKPNIFILNNRWDASASEPEYMEDVRRQHMERCLHFLVEELKVVDPLEARNRIFFVSAKEVLSARKHKAQGMPEGGGALAEGFQARLQEFQNFEQIFEECISQSAVKTKFEQHTIRAKQILETVKNIMDSINVAAAEKRVYSIEEREDQIDRLDFIRNQMNLLTLDVKKKIREVTEEVANKVSCAMTDEICRLSVLVDEFCSEFHPTPSVLKVYKNELNKHIEDGMGRNLADRCTNEVNASMLQSQQEIIENLKPLLPAGIQNKLHTLIPCKKFDLSYDLNCHKLCSDFQEDIVFHFSLGWSSLVHRFLGPTNAQRVLLGLSEPIFQLPRSLASTPTAPTNPATPDNASQEELMVTLITALASLTSRTSMGIIVVGGVIWKTVGWKLVSVSLSMYGALYLYERLTWTTRAKERAFKQQFVNYATEKLQLIVSFTSANCSHQVQQEMATTFARLCQQVDITQRHLEEEIARLSKEIDQLEKIQNNSKRLRNKAVQLENELENFTKQFLHSSDEEES from the exons ATGGCAGAAACTGCTTCTCCACTGAAGCACTTTGTGCTGGCTAAGAAGACAATTACAGCAATCTTTGACCAGTTACTGGAGTTTGTTACTGAAGGATCACATTTTGTTGAAG CAACATACAAGAATCCAGAACTTGACCGAGTAGCTACTGAGGATGATCTGATAGAAATACAGAGGTATAAAAATAAGCTTTCCATCATTGGTGAGGTGCTATCTCGGAGACATATGAAAGTGGCATTTTTTGGCAG GACAAGCAGTGGGAAGAGCTCTGTTATCAATGCCATGTTGTGGGATAAAGTCCTCCCTAGTGGAATTGGCCATACAACCAATTGCTTCCTGAGTGTTGAAGGAACGGATGGAGATAAAGCCTATCTCATGACAGAAGGGTcagatgaaaaaaagaatgtgaag ACAGTTAATCAGCTGGCCCATGCCCTTCATATGGACAAAGATTTGAAAGCTGGCTGTCTTGTACATGTGTTTTGGCCAAAGGCAAAATGTGCCCTCTTGAGAGATGACCTGGTTTTAGTGGATAG TCCAGGTACAGATGTCACTACAGAGCTGGATAGCTGGATTGATAAGTTTTGCTTAGATGCTGATGTCTTCGTTTTGGTTGCAAACTCTGAATCAACTCTAATGAATACG GAAAAACAGTTTTTTCACAAGGTAAATGAGCGACTTTCCAAGcctaatatttttattctgaataaTCGTTGGGATGCCTCTGCATCAGAGCCAGAATATATGGAAGat GTACGCAGacagcacatggaaagatgcctACATTTCTTGGTGGAGGAGCTCAAAGTTGTGGATCCTTTAGAAGCACGGAATCgtatcttttttgtttctgcAAAGGAAGTTCTTAGTGCTAGAAAGCACAAAGCCCAGGGGATGCCAGAAGGTG GTGGGGCACTTGCAGAAGGATTTCAGGCGAGATTGCAGGAGTTTCAGAATTTTGAACAAATCTTTGAG GAGTGTATCTCGCAGTCAGCAGTGAAAACAAAGTTTGAACAGCACACTATCAGAGCTAAACAGATACTAGAAACGGTGAAAAACATAATGGATTCAATAAACGTGGCAGCAGCAGAGAAAAG GGTTTATTCAATAGAAGAGAGGGAAGACCAAATTGATAGACTGGACTTTATCCGAAACCAGATGAACCTTTTAACACtggatgttaagaaaaaaatcagggagGTTACAGAGGAGGTTGCAAATAAG gttTCATGTGCAATGACAGATGAAATTTGTCGACTCTCTGTTTTGGTTGATGAATTTTGTTCTGAGTTTCATCCTACTCCAAGTGTAttgaaagtatataaaaat GAGTTAAATAAGCACATAGAAGATGGAATGGGAAGAAATTTGGCTGATCGGTGCACCAATGAAGTCAATGCTTCAATGCTTCAATCCCAGCAAGAAATTATTG AAAATTTGAAGCCATTACTTCCAGCTGGTATACAGAATAAACTACATACACTGATTCCTTGCAAGAAATTTGATCTCAGCTATGACCTAAATTGTCACAAGTTATGTTCAGATTTTCAAGAGgatattgtatttcatttttccttgggCTGGTCCTCCCTTGTCCATCGTTTCTTGGGTCCTACAAATGCTCAGCGGGTGCTTCTAGGATTATCAGAGCCTATctttcag CTTCCCAGATCTTTAGCTTCTACTCCCACTGCTCCTACCAATCCAGCAACACCAGATAATGCGTCACAGGAAGAACTCATGGTTACCTTAATAACAGCATTAGCCTCTCTTACGTCTAGAACTTCTATGGGCATCATTGTTGTTGGAGGAGTG ATTTGGAAAACTGTAGGCTGGAAACTCGTATCTGTTTCATTAAGTATGTATGGAGCTTTGTATCTTTATGAAAGGCTGACTTGGACCACCCGTGCCAAAGAGAGAGCCTTTAAACAGCAATTTGTGAATTATGCAACTGAAAAACTGCAGCTGATTGTTAGCTTCACAAGCGCCAACTGCAGCCACCAAGTACAACA